In one window of Danaus plexippus chromosome 7, MEX_DaPlex, whole genome shotgun sequence DNA:
- the LOC116770816 gene encoding uncharacterized protein LOC116770816, giving the protein MLIHADLRPCTDQDELRFRRRALRDAVICIGWLKLISIICYIILYFLVHANSKGHMSRVIQIMVLSLIPFIILNGVLLFFGALEEKLCALEVGLWLCLIIAAYNTALGAVGGIFFIRTGYLTMHFFLAVIFGILAVSLYTVICHDILIIYAYKNLIKSLGHC; this is encoded by the exons ATGCTAATACATGCTGATTTGAGACCATGTACAGACCAAGACGAATTACGTTTTAGAAGGAGGGCTTTACGAGATGCAGTAATATGTATAGGATGGCTTAAATTA ATATCCATAATATGCTACATAATTTTGTACTTTCTAGTACATGCTAACAGTAAAGGACATATGTCTCGAGTTATTCAAATCATGGTTTTGTCTCTTAtaccttttataattttaaatggagTGCTACTATTTTTTGGAGCattagaa GAGAAATTGTGTGCTCTAGAAGTCGGCCTTTGGTTGTGCCTTATAATTGCAGCATATAATACAGCGTTAGGGGCAGTCggaggtatattttttatacggaCAGGATATCTGACTATGCATTTCTTTCTTGCTgttatttttggaattttagCAGTATCACTGTACA CTGTCATTTGCCacgacattttaattatatatgcatACAAGAATCTCATCAAATCCCTTGGCCATTGTTAA